Proteins co-encoded in one Rhopalosiphum maidis isolate BTI-1 chromosome 2, ASM367621v3, whole genome shotgun sequence genomic window:
- the LOC113551002 gene encoding cell-death-related nuclease 7, whose amino-acid sequence MERAFSILMVVSITVIVVAFGDRLQCKDPNGQPIDWFTAIKLPNLKSNLSDGTVYVYMDAKNQEWTYFTGIITEKSAIGHTVSQMYTTSKTYNESIMWIVYNDEPTNGPTTFTKGHSKGIVVADNSSGFWLVHSVPLFPQLPYQNNNSYTYPKTGVKYGQSFLCMSMTAEELDKVGNQLIKNEALVYGSHFGGDLKSTYPGLYNATLPHKNPRVKNDEARLQPLRSAEGVEFLSISKNRHFEKDLYEDLITQMAQSNVYTETWLNSPDYLNSSCSGHYKTMNIKSLAMKNIKGLNNVWYKSSLDHSKWVVTGKSSVHWTCIGDINRTEHQKKRGGGTVCVKLMPIWNHYKQLVSSIEKCKS is encoded by the exons ATGGAACGAGCATTTTCGATACTTATGGTCGTCTCAATAACCGTCATTGTGGTGGCATTTGGCGATCGACTACAATGTAAAGACCCGAATGGACAACCGATAGACTG gtTTACGGCTATCAAGCTGCCAAATCTCAAGTCAAATTTGTCCGATGGAACCGTTTACGTCTATATGGACGCCAAGAACCAGGAATGGACCTACTTTACAGGGATCATAACCGAAAAGTCAGCTATCGGACACACGGTATCGCAGATGTACACGACCAGCAAAACCTACAACGAG TCGATAATGTGGATCGTATACAACGATGAACCGACAAATGGTCCAACGACATTTACGAAGGGCCACTCCAAAGGTATAGTGGTAGCCGACAACAGTTCGGGTTTTTGGCTAGTGCACAGCGTGCCCTTATTTCCGCAGTTACCCTACCAAAACAACAATTCGTACACGTATCCCAAAACCGGTGTTAAATACGGCCAAAGTTTTCTGTGCATGTCCATGACGGCCGAGGAACTGGATAAAGTAG GCAATCAATTAATCAAAAACGAGGCGTTGGTATACGGCAGTCACTTCGGAGGTGATCTGAAATCCACGTACCCGGGTTTGTACAACGCCACTCTGCCGCACAAAAATCCAAGAGTAAAAAATGATGAAGCGAGGTTACAACCTCTTCGATCTGCCGAGGGCGTAGAGTTCTTGTCTATTTCTAAAAACAGGCACTTTGAAAAAG ATTTATATGAAGACTTAATCACACAGATGGCACAGTCAAATGTGTACACAGAGACTTGGTTGAATTCGCCTGATTACTTAAATTCGTCATGTTCTGGTCACTACAA gACTATGAACATTAAGTCACTGGCCATGAAGAACATTAAAGGGTTGAATAATGTATGGTACAAGTCATCTTTGGATCATTCCAAATGGGTTGTGACTGGGAAGAGTTCTGTACACTGGACTTGCATTGGTGACATAAATCGAACT GAACACCAGAAAAAACGTGGAGGTGGAACAGTATGCGTAAAATTAATGCCTATATGGAATCATTATAAACAACTAGTATCAAGTATTGAAAAGTGTAAATCCTAg
- the LOC113551508 gene encoding cytosolic 10-formyltetrahydrofolate dehydrogenase: MLMLRKIAKCRPISRFGLINQRDLNVAIIGQSTFAAEVYKLLLKNGHRVVGVFTILDKGNRQDPLAAVASENNTPVFKIKSWRKGENALPEIVAQYKQVDAELNVLPFCSQFIPMEVIEHPKHKSICYHPSILPKHRGVSAINWTLMNGDKEAGFSIFWADDGLDTGPILSQKSCPVLPDDTVDSLYNRFLYPEGIKSMAEAVDMVANGTAPVIPQSTEGSSFEPSVRKKALQKVDWSKNGVDIQNFIRGLDSSPGAWTIIDGTEVKLYKSSIWKNELPIGDQVTVDTLQIPAIVHDKGLLITCNDGLKINIERLSVDGKMMAASNYGNADTVQETIDYTDQEKAYIPVVESIWKNILNMEIGKDTHFFQSGAGSMDVVRLIEEIKDKLKLTLKNDDVYMFPVFSDFCDILVKRSRGSTDENNRVEYDPVVVEVNNMKLQFAKQLFINGQFVDSESGKTLECINPADESIICSIQCASEADVDQAVIAASRAFEGEWSEMSPRDRGAVMYKIADLLDKNREELATIESIDSGAVYTLALKTHIGMSIDVWKYFAGWADKIHGQTIPISHARPNRNLTFTKKEPFGVCGIITPWNYPLMMLSWKMAACLAAGNTVVMKPTEVSPLTALKFAELSVEAGFPAGVINILPGLGIEAGRAIAEHPDIRKVGFTGSTATGHAIMKASAESNLKKVSLELGGKSPLIILDDCDLDKSVRMSMGGVFFNKGENCIAAGRVFVESSIHDKFIDKVVEEVKKIKIGNPLERDTHHGPQNHKAHLEKLINYCNKAKNEGAELKIGGKRLDRPGYYFEPTVFTGVEDHMFIAQEESFGPIMAVTKFSSSDLDAVIKRANSTDYGLSSGIFTKDISKALRFAEKIEAGTVFINTYNKTDVAAPFGGFKKSGFGKDLGEEALNEYLKTKCITVEY, from the exons ATGCTTATGCTTAGAAAAATTGCTAAATGTCGACCAATAAGCCGTTTTGGTCTT ATCAACCAACGAGACCTAAATGTTGCCATAATTGGTCAGAGTACTTTTGCAGCCGAAGTGTACAAGTTGTTGTTAAAAAACGGTCACCGCGTAGTTggtgtatttacaatattagacAAAGGAAATCGGCAAGATCCATTGG cGGCAGTTGCTTCAGAAAACAATACtcctgtatttaaaattaaatcgtgGCGTAAAGGTGAAAATGCATTACCTGAAATTGTAGCACAGTACAAACAAGTTGACGCTGAACTCAATGTGCTACCCTTCTGTTCACAGTTTATTCCTATGGAGGTCATTGAACATCCAAAACATAAAAGCATATGTTACCATCCTTCGATTTTACCTAAACACAGAGGAGTTAGTGCTATAAATTG GACGTTGATGAATGGAGATAAAGAAGCCGGGTTTTCTATATTTTGGGCTGATGACGGCCTTGACACTGGTCCAATATTGTCTCAAAAATCATGCCCAGTTTTACCAGATGACACTGTTGATTCTTTGTACAATCGGTTTTTATATCCTGAAGGCATCAAAAGtatg GCTGAAGCTGTTGATATGGTGGCCAATGGTACAGCTCCTGTTATACCTCAATCTACAGAAGGGTCTTCTTTTGAACCATCTGTAAGAAAAAAGGCTTTACAAAAA GTAGATTGGTCTAAAAATGGAGTAGATATTCAAAACTTCATTAGAGGGTTAGACAGTTCTCCAGGCGCTTGGACTATCATAGATGGAAcagaagtaaaattatataaatcgtcTATTTGGAAAAATGAATTACCTATCGGTGACCAAGTGACTGTTGATACACTTCAAATTCCAGCTATTGTTCATGATAAAGGTTTATTGATTACCTGCAACGATGgacttaaa ATAAACATTGAAAGGTTGTCTGTGGATGGTAAAATGATGGCTGCGTCAAATTACGGTAATGCAGATACAGTCCAAGAAACTATTGATTACACAGATCAAGAGAAAGCATACATTCCTGTAGTAGAATCCATTTGGAAAAATATCCTGAACATGGAAATTGGAAAAGATACTCATTTCTTTCAATCTGGAGCAGGTTCTATGGATGTTGTgag GTTAATTGAAGAGATCAAggataaattgaaattgacGCTAAAGAATGATGATGTATACATGTTTCCTGTTTTTTCTGATTTCTGTGACATCTTGGTCAAGAGGTCTAGAGGTTCAACCGACGAAAATAACCGTGTAGAATATGATCCAGTAGTGGTTGAAGTCAACAATATGAAATTACAGTTTgcaaaacaattattcatcAATGGACAGTTTGTAGACTCTGAGTCTGGAAAGACCTTGGAATGCATCAATCCTGCTGACGAATCAATTATTTGTTCA ATTCAATGTGCATCTGAAGCTGATGTAGATCAAGCGGTTATTGCGGCTAGTAGGGCATTTGAAGGAGAATGGTCTGAAATGAGTCCCAGAGATCGTGGAGCAGTTATGTATAAGATAGCagatttattagataaaaacaGAGAAGAATTAGCAACAATAGAGTCCATTGATTCCGGTGCAGTGTACACATTAGCGTTGAAAACTCATATTGGCATGTCTATTGATGTTTGGAAATACTTTGCCGGTTGGGCAGATAAGATACATGGGCAAACAATACCGATATCACATGCTAGACCCAAtagaaatttaacatttacaaaaaaagagCCATTTGG tgtttGTGGAATCATTACACCATGGAATTATCCATTGATGATGTTGTCTTGGAAGATGGCAGCATGTTTAGCAGCGGGTAATACAGTAGTAATGAAACCAACAGAAGTATCACCCCTCACTGCATTGAAGTTTGCTGAATTGTCTGTAGAAGCAGGTTTTCCAGCTGgcgttattaatatacttcctggacttg GTATTGAGGCTGGTAGAGCAATAGCTGAACACCCAGATATCAGAAAAGTAGGATTTACGGGTAGCACAGCAACTGGTCATGCAATAATGAAAGCATCAGCAGAATCGAATCTCAAAAAAGTATCTTTAGAACTTGGTGGAAAATCTCCTCTGATTATACTCGATGATTGTGACTTAGACAAATCTGTTAGAATG AGCATGGGAGGAGTATTCTTCAACAAAGGAGAAAATTGTATAGCCGCAGGTAGAGTTTTTGTCGAATCAAGCATACATGACAAATTTATTGACAAAGTTGTtgaagaagtaaaaaaaatt AAAATTGGAAACCCATTAGAACGTGACACTCATCATGGACCTCAAAATCATAAGGCCCAtttggaaaaattaattaactattgcAATAAAGCAAAGAATGAAGGAGCTGAACTGAAAATTGGAGGAAAACGTCTTGATCGACCAGGATACTATTTTGAGCCGACTGTGTTTACAGGAGTTGAAGATCATATGTTTATTGCTCAAGAAGAATCATTTGGACCCATTATGGCTGTAACTAAATTTAGTAGCAG tGATCTGGATGCAGTTATTAAGCGAGCAAATTCAACTGATTATGGTCTGTCTTCTGGCATATTTACAAAAGACATAAGCAAAGCATTAAGATTTGCTGAAAAAATTGAAGCTGgtactgtatttataaatacttataataaaactgatgTTGCCGCACCTTTTGGTGGTTTCAAAAAGTCTGGATTTGGCAAAGATTTAG GTGAAGAAGCTTTGAAcgagtatttaaaaactaaatgcaTAACAgtggaatattaa
- the LOC113551003 gene encoding UPF0547 protein C16orf87 homolog, translating to MVSNAYKKKIQKRETAIKYKDRRVDLLKSRILSTENRKSEYFTQTVNGDAGSSLLTYRATSTPEPAGHFSTVKFTYKDQYMLKHKKVSVKKICPGCGLQYPVAVKTCTKCKHSFYLSKKDITPKVAPAKVAAATVVSVQESKDVTTSSTTRSDGRRRTERVRREKPNYYDASAFIRKTRKRTEKPNAKQKDNYQGRRGVQISQPKKGVASLKQNYKTKVVQDPEDKIYHTIMKNEKAKVCAIILSELNEKLMLTSWRP from the exons ATGGTGTCCAatgcttacaaaaaaaaaattcaaaaacgtgAAACAGCGATTAAATACAAAGACAGAAGAGTAGATCTTCTTAAATCTCGCATTCTATCTACGGAAAATCGTAAATCCGAgt ATTTCACACAAACCGTCAACGGTGATGCCGGATCGTCGTTGCTGACATACCGTGCCACAAGTACACCGGAGCCGGCCGGTCATTTTTCCACCGTCAAATTCACATATAAAGATCAATACAtgttaaaacacaaaaaagtTTCCGTGAAAAAAATTTGCCCCGGTTGTGGCTTACag tacccAGTTGCTGTGAAGACTTGTACCAAATGCAAGCATTCGTTTTACCTGTCCAAAAAAGACATTACCCCCAAAGTTGCCCCTGCCAAGGTGGCAGCGGCGACGGTCGTGTCAGTTCAGGAATCCAAAGATGTTACAACCTCTTCGACTACACGTTCAGACGGCCGCCGTAGAACTGAACGTGTACGCCGTGAAAAACCTAACTATTACGATGCTTCTGCATTCATACGTAAAACTCGG aaacGTACTGAAAAACCAAATGCAAaacaaaaagataattatcAAGGTCGCCGAGGTGTACAGATATCACAACCTAAAAAAGGTGTTGCatctttaaaacaaaattataaaacaaaagttgTACAAGATCcagaagataaaatatatcatactattatgAAGAATGAAAAAGCAAAAGTATGTGCTATCATTCTATCTGAATTGAATGAAAAGTTAATGTTAACTTCTTGGAGGCCGTGA